From a region of the Lactuca sativa cultivar Salinas chromosome 4, Lsat_Salinas_v11, whole genome shotgun sequence genome:
- the LOC111899874 gene encoding alpha-N-acetylglucosaminidase yields the protein MFDSKLSFLILLLLLPLSSSSTSSSSPQAIESLVKRLDTQRPSPLLQESAAKALLKRLLPTHLSSFQFKLISKDACGGYSCFWITNYQNSSNKSPEIMIQGTTAVEIASGLHWYLKYLCGAHVSWDKTGGIQIASIPPPGSLPPVKEHGIMIQRPVPWNYYQNVVTSSYSYVWWDWERWEKEIDWMALQGINLPLAFTGQESIWQKVFMDFNISAQDLNNFFGGPAFLAWARMGNLHAWGGPLSQNWLDQQLVLQKQILSRMIELGMTPVLPSFSGNVPEALREIFPSANITRLGDWNTVDKNPRWCCTYLLDPSDPLFIQIGEAFIKKQIKEYGDVTDIYNCDTFNENSPPTSDPAYISSLGSAVYEAMSKADKNAVWLMQGWLFYSDSSFWKPPQMKALLHSVPFGKMIVLDLFAEVKPIWESSSQFYGTPYVWCMLHNFGGNIEMYGVLDTLASGPIVARVSENSTMVGVGMCMEGIEHNPVVYELMPEMAFRKNKVHVEEWLKVYSRRRYGKTVKQAEEAWEILHQSIYNCSDGIADHNTDYIVKFPDWDPSLDNYLSFSKQSLITKHINRRHVLSEVKSTLPQPHLWYSIHDSINALKLFIEAGKDLSGSLTYRYDLVDLTRQVLSKFANKVYIDAITAFQHKDAKALKFHSQKFEELIIDIDELLAADDNFLLGTWLESAKNLALNSHEKQQYEWNARTQVTMWYDTTRTNQSQLHDYANKFWSGLLVDYYLPRASMYFKHLYESLRENKKFEVVEWRTEWISYSNKWQKGTKVYPVKAEGDALEISKLLFKKYLE from the exons ATGTTCGATTCGAAATTATCTTTTCTAATTTTACTTCTTCTACTACCCCTATCATCATCATCAACGTCATCGTCATCTCCACAAGCAATAGAGTCTTTGGTCAAACGGTTGGATACCCAGAGACCATCTCCATTGTTACAAGAATCTGCTGCTAAAGCTCTTCTCAAGAGATTGCTTCCTACTCATTTGTCCAGTTTTCAGTTCAAGCTAATCTCCAAG GATGCTTGTGGTGGATACAGCTGCTTTTGGATAACGAATTATCAGAATTCAAGCAACAAATCTCCAGAaataat GATTCAAGGGACAACAGCAGTTGAAATTGCATCTGGGCTCCATTGGTACTTAAAGTATTTGTGTGGTGCTCATGTGTCATGGGACAAGACAGGTGGCATTCAAATAGCTTCTATCCCTCCTCCTGGATCTTTGCCACCTGTTAAAGAACATGGGATTATGATTCAGCGTCCTGTTCCATGGAACTATTACCAAAACGTAGTCACTTCTAGCT ATTCCTATGTTTGGTGGGATTGGGAAAGATGGGAGAAAGAAATTGATTGGATGGCACTTCAAGGAATTAATCTGCCTCTTGCATTTACAGGACAAGAATCCATTTGGCAGAAAGTTTTTATG GATTTTAATATTAGTGCACAAGATTTAAACAATTTCTTTGGTGGACCTGCTTTTCTTGCATGGGCACGAATGGGAAACTTGCATGC ATGGGGTGGCCCATTATCTCAAAACTGGCTTGATCAACAGCTGGTGTTACAAAAACAAATATTATCTCGGATGATTGAGTTAGGCATGACGCCAG TGCTTCCTTCATTTTCTGGAAATGTTCCTGAGGCCTTAAGAGAGATATTCCCATCTGCAAATATCACTAGGCTTGGAGATTG GAACACTGTTGATAAAAATCCTAGGTGGTGTTGTACTTACCTTCTAGATCCTTCTGATCCGTTATTTATACAAATTGGAGAGGCGTTCATAAAAAAACAAATCAAAG AATATGGCGATGTGACAGATATCTATAACTG TGATACATTCAATGAGAATTCACCTCCAACAAGTGATCCAGCTTATATATCATCTCTTGGATCTGCTGTTTATGAAGCAATGTCAAAAGCAGACAAGAATGCTGTATGGCTTATGCAGGGTTGGCTCTTCTATTCAGATTCATCATTCTGGAAACCACCACAAATGAAA GCGCTCTTGCATTCAGTTCCATTTGGGAAAATGATAGTTCTTGATCTTTTTGCTGAAGTAAAACCCATATGGGAATCATCCTCTCAATTCTATGGCACCCCTTACGTCTG GTGTATGTTACATAACTTTGGAGGGAACATTGAgatgtatggtgtattggatacACTTGCATCGGGTCCTATTGTTGCACGTGTCAGTGAAAATTCAACTATG GTTGGTGTGGGGATGTGTATGGAAGGAATAGAACACAATCCTGTTGTCTATGAGTTGATGCCTGAAATGGCATTTCGAAAGAATAAAGTTCATGTGGAG GAATGGTTGAAAGTCTATTCTCGTAGACGTTATGGCAAAACAGTAAAACAAGCTGAAGAAGCATGGGAAATTCTTCATCAATCAATTTATAACTGTAGTGATGGAATTGCT GATCACAACACAGATTACATCGTAAAATTTCCCGATTGGGACCCATCTTTAGACAACTACTTAAGTTTCTCCAAACAAAGCCTCATCACAAAACATATCAACCGAAGACATGTTTTAAGTGAAGTTAAGTCTACATTGCCTCAACCACATTTATGGTACTCAATTCATGATTCCATTAATGCATTGAAGCTATTCATTGAAGCTGGGAAGGATCTTTCTGGAAGCCTCACTTACAG GTATGATTTGGTTGATCTAACGCGACAAGTGTTGTCGAAGTTTGCGAATAAAGTCTATATAGATGCAATCACTGCTTTTCAACATAAGGATGCGAAAGCTTTGAAGTTTCATAGCCAAAAGTTTGAGGAATTGATCATCGACATTGATGAACTTCTTGCTGCAGATGATAACTTTCTTCTTGGAACTTGGCTTGAGAGTGCAAAAAACTTAGCTTTAAACTCTCACGAAAAACAACAG TATGAGTGGAATGCAAGAACACAAGTCACAATGTGGTATGATACAACAAGAACGAATCAAAGCCAGCTTCATGATTATG CAAACAAGTTTTGGAGTGGATTATTGGTTGATTACTATCTGCCACGAGCTTcgatgtattttaaacatttgtaTGAAAGCTTgagagaaaacaaaaagtttgagGTGGTTGAATGGAGAACAGAATGGATTTCATACTCAAATAAATGGCAAAAAGGTACAAAGGTTTACCCTGTGAAAGCTGAAGGGGATGCCCTAGAGATTTCAAAGTTGCTTTTTAAGAAATATTTGGAGTAA